One window from the genome of Sardina pilchardus chromosome 12, fSarPil1.1, whole genome shotgun sequence encodes:
- the LOC134098319 gene encoding latent-transforming growth factor beta-binding protein 1-like: MDVDDISREDTNECDDIPNICGSNSHCTNTNGSFNCSCLSGYRETNVNQTISGSNQCTDINECVVILNLCGQHSNCANTNGSYNCSCLTGYQVANPNQSISYSNQCTDVDECLQTPSVCGPNSVCNNTIGDYNCTCLSGYNVTDPSVRSSANNSCTDTNECNDIPNICGPNSNCINTNGSFNCSCLSGYRETNVNQTISDNNQCTDVDECLEIPPVCGPNSVCNNTIGDYNCTCLSGYNVTDSTVRSSAENPCTDINECVVILNLCGQHSNCANTNGSYNCSCLTGYQVANPNQSISYSNQCTDVDECLQTPSVCGPNSVCNNTIGDYNCTCLSGYNVTDPSVRSSANNSCTDTNECNDIPNICGPNSNCINTNGSFNCSCLSGYRETNVNQTISDNNQCTGK, from the exons atggatgtcGATGATATTtccagggaag ATACAAATGAATGTGATGACATACCAAACATATGTGGATCCAACTCACACTGCACCAACACCAATGGAAGCTTCAACTGTTCCTGCCTGAGTGGATATCGGGAAACCAATGTGAATCAAACCATAAGTGGcagcaatcagtgcacag ATATTAACGAATGCGTTGTGATTCTAAACCTTTGTGGCCAACACTCAAACTGTGCCAATACCAATGGAAGTTACAACTGTTCCTGCTTGACTGGATATCAAGTGGCCAATCCAAACCAATCCATAAGTTAtagcaatcagtgcacag atgtggatgaatgccttcagacaccatcagtctgtggtccaaactcagtctgcaacaacaccattggagactacaactgtacatgcttgagtggatataatgtgactgatccaagtgtgcgAAGTAGTGCTAACAATTCCTGCACTG ATACAAATGAATGCAATGACATACCAAACATATGTGGACCCAACTCAAACTGCATCAACACCAATGGAAGCTTCAACTGTTCTTGCCTGAGTGGATATCGGGAAACCAATGTGAATCAAACCATAAGTGACAacaatcagtgcacag atgtggatgaatgccTTGAGATTCCAccagtctgtggtccaaactcagtctgcaacaacaccattggagactacaactgtacatgcttgagtggatataacgTGACTGATTCAACTGTGCGGAGTAGTGCTGAAAATCCATGTACAG ATATTAACGAATGCGTTGTGATTCTAAACCTTTGTGGCCAACACTCAAACTGTGCCAATACCAATGGAAGTTACAACTGTTCCTGCTTGACTGGATATCAAGTGGCCAATCCAAACCAATCCATAAGTTAtagcaatcagtgcacag atgtggatgaatgccttcagacaccatcagtctgtggtccaaactcagtctgcaacaacaccattggagactacaactgtacatgcttgagtggatataatgtgactgatccaagtgtgcgAAGTAGTGCTAACAATTCCTGCACTG ATACAAATGAATGCAATGACATACCAAACATATGTGGACCCAACTCAAACTGCATCAACACCAATGGAAGCTTCAACTGTTCTTGCCTGAGTGGATATCGGGAAACCAATGTGAATCAAACCATAAGTGACAacaatcagtgcacaggtaaatga